The region CACTTTCAATTTTCCGCAAAGCTTTGGCGCTTCGCAAAAACTTGATCACCGCAGAAGAGATCACCTGGCACGAGACCGGTGACAACTCAGTTCTGCACTTCTCCCGCCCAAATGGTCTGCACTGCATCACCAACTTCGGCCGCAACTATTACAACTTCGACGGCATCGGCGAAGTCATCCACGCATCTGGCCCCTTAGCCGAAAAGGGCGTTTATCTCGTCCACGGCATTGAAACCACCGGCAACGATCTGCCACCAGCGACCACGGTCTGGGTCCGCTCCTTCCGCTAGCCCCAATCCAGCCCGCCTGTTTTGCAATGTAATAGATATGTATATGTAGACTCACGCCCATCTTCGCGTCCTTACCCTCGAAAAGGACGCACTGACTCTCCAACGGAGGAGAACCCATGCGAGCATCTGCCGCCCTGTCCAATGTGCAAGTAACCGGCGCAAACCTAAATATCACCTACGTGGTCCTAGCGATTTCACTTCTCGCTCTTGCGATCGCCTGGGTTCTACGCGCCCAAGTTCTCGCTGCCAGCGAAGGCACAGAAAAGATGCGCGAAATCGCAGCTGCTGTGCAAGAAGGCGCTGCTGCATACCTTGCGCGCCAGTTCCGCACACTTTCATATTTCGTAGGAATCGTTTTCTTCCTACTCTTCGCACTTCCTGCTGACACAACTTCAATCCGCGTCGGCCGTTCACTCTTCTTCCTTATGGGCGCAGGTTTCTCTGCACTCGTTGGTTACAACGGAATGTGGCTCGCAGTTCGCGCAAACGTGCGCGTTGCTGAAGCTGCTCGTCAGAAGAACGCAGAAAAGGCAGTGCAGATCGCATTCCGCACCGGCGGCGTTGTCGGTATGACAACAGTTGGTCTCGGACTTATTGGTGCAGCTGGCGCAGTTGTTATCTTCCGCGAAAACGCACCAACCGTTCTTGAAGGATTCGGTTTCGGCGCAGCGATGCTCGCAATGTTTATGCGCGTCGGCGGCGGAATCTTTACCAAGGCAGCAGATGTCGGAGCTGACCTTGTCGGTAAAGTTGAAAAGAATATTCCTGAAGATGACCCACGCAACGCAGCAACAATTGCAGATAACGTCGGCGATAACGTTGGTGACTGCGCTGGTATGGCTGCAGACTTGTTCGAGTCATATGCCGTAACACTTGTTGCCGCACTTATCTTGGGTAAGGCTGCTTTCGGTAACGAAGGTTTGATCTACCCATTGATCGTTCCTGCAATCGGTATCGTCACTGCAGTTATCGGTATCTTCCTCACCAAGATGCGTTCAACAGATAAGTCAGCAATGGCTGCTATCAACCGCTCATTCTTCTTATCAGCAGTTATTTCTGCTGGTTTAACTGGTCTTGCAACATTTACATACCTACCTGCAAAGTTTGATCAACTTACAAACTTCTCTCCAAAGGTTCTTGAAGAAGCAGGAAATATCAACCCACGCGTGCTTGCATTTGGCGCTGTATTAATCGGTATCGCACTAGCTGCAGCAATTCAGGTTCTAACTGGCTTCTTTACCGAAGTTGGAAAGCGCCCAGTAAACGATGTTTCTGCTTCATCTCAAACAGGTGCAGCAACCGTTATTTTGGCTGGTATCTCAGTTGGCTTCGAATCAGCTGTTTACTCAGCGATTTTGATCGCAGCCGCAGTATTCGGCGCATTTTTACTCGGTGGCGGATCAATCGTCTTGTCACTCTTTGCAATCGCAATCGCAGGTACCGGTTTGCTAACAACAGTTGGCGTAATCGTTGCGATGGATACATTTGGTCCGATCTCAGATAACGCACAAGGCATCGCTGAAATGTCAGGCGATGTTAAGGGCGAAGGCGCACAGATCCTTACCTCACTAGACGCAGTTGGTAACACAACTAAGGCGATCACTAAGGGAATTGCAATCGCTACTGCAGTACTTGCCGCAACCGCGTTGTTCGGTGCATTCACCGATGCAATCAAGGAAGCAGTTATCAAGGCTGTTGGCGAAGGCCAAGAAGTTGCACTTCAATACCAAGGCGTTCTCGATGTTGCAGATCCACGTAACCTCGTTGGTCTAATCATCGGCGCCGCAGTTGTATTCCTCTTCTCCGGTCTTGCAATCAACGCAGTTTCTCGCGCAGCAGGTGCCGTGGTTATGGAAGTTCGTAACCAATTCAAACTTCACCCAGGAATTATGAAGGGCACTGAAAAGCCTGAATACGGCCGCGTTGTTGATATCTGTACTCGCGATTCACTACGCGAGCTTGCAACACCAGGACTTCTTGCAGTGATGGCACCAATCGCAGTCGGCTTCGGTCTCGGCGTTGGAGCACTCGGTGCATACCTTGCAGGTGCAATCGGCACCGGAACACTTATGGCTGTCTTCCTTTCAAACTCAGGCGGAGCTTGGGATAACGCGAAGAAGATGGTCGAAGATGGAAATTACGGCGGCAAGGGCTCAGATGCTCATGCTGCAACCATTGTTGGTGACACTGTCGGAGATCCATTTAAGGACACCGCCGGTCCTGCAATCAACCCACTTATCAAGGTTATGAACCTCGTTGGTCTCTTGATTACACCTGCAATCGTTGGCTTCGCACTTCCAACACAGCAGTCAACATCGTTGATCATCGCACTCGTTGCAGTTGTTTTGATTATCGGCGCGTTAATTCGCAGCCGTCGCCAAGCAACTTCAATCGAGTACTAAGAGATTTACTTCCCCACTCTTAGGACGAAATGGCAAAAGACCTAAAGAAACTGGTGATCGTTGAATCACCAGCGAAGGCGCGCAAGATTGGCGACTACCTCGGCGATGGCTACATCGTCGAGGCTAGCGTCGGCCATATCCGCGATCTTCCTCAGCGCGCAGCCGACATTCCTAAAGAGGTAAAGAAGCTCGCTTGGTCTAAAGAAGGCGTCGATATCGAAAATGATTTCGCACCTTTATATGTCATTAACCCAGATAAAAAAGCCAAGGTCGCCGAACTCAAAGAGTTAATGAAAGGCGCCGACGAGTTATTACTGGCAACAGATGAAGACCGCGAAGGCGAAGCGATTGCTTGGCACTTAGTTGAAGTCCTTGAACCAAAGATTCCAATTAAGCGCATGGTCTTCAATGAAATCACCAAAGAAGCAATTCAAGCAGCTGTAGATAACACTCGCGATCTTGATTACAACTTAATTGATGCCCAAGAAACTCGCCGCGTCCTTGACCGCTTATACGGCTACCGACTTTCTCCCGTTCTTTGGAAGAAAGTTATGCCACGTATTTCGGCCGGCCGCGTGCAATCAGTTGCTACAAAGTTAATCGTTGAAAAAGAACGCGAACGCATGGCCTTCATCTCATCTTCTTGGTGGGATCTAAATGCAACTTGCGAACTTGGCTTCACCGCTCGCCTACTTTCTGTTGAAGGCAAGAAAGTAGCGTCAACAAGTGACTTTGGAGCCGACGGCGCAGTTAAAGAAAAGTCCCTTGAAAACATCTTGCTCCTTGATGAAAAGTCAGCGCACGCGCTTGTTGATTCACTTAAATCAACTGCGCTAACTGTTAAATCAATGGAGGAATCTCCACGCACCGAACGCCCTAAGCCACCATTTACCACTTCAACCATGCAGCAAGATGCTGGTTCACGACTTGGTTGGGGCGCACAAATCACGATGCGCGTTGCACAGCGTCTGTACGAAAACGGTTACATCACCTACATGCGTACCGACTCAATCAATCTTTCCGCACAAGCAATCAACGCCGCACGTGCTGCTGCAAAATCTCTTTACGGCGCAGACCATGTTGCCGATGCTCCACGCGTTTACCAAGGTAAATCAAAGAACGCCCAAGAAGCGCACGAAGCGATTCGCCCAGCAGGAGATACATTTAAAACTCCAGGCGAACTTGCCCCAGAACTCTCTCGCGATGAATTCGCACTCTACGACCTCATCTGGAAGCGCACTGTCGCATCCCAAATGGCCGATGCCAAGAAGATGCAGATGCGCGTTGACTTCGATGCCAAAACTTCAGATAACAAAGACACAATCTTCCGCGCCAACGGCAGCGTAATTACATTTCCAGGATTCCTTGCCGCATACGACGATATCGTCGATGAAAACACCAAGGTCGATGAAGAGGCAACCGATAAGCGCCTTCCTGCAATGTCAGTTGGCCAATCAATCAAGGTCAGCGAATACAACTGCGAAGGCCACGACACCAAGCCACCTGCGCGCTACACCGAACCAACTCTCGTTAAGAAACTAGAAGAACTCGGTATCGGCCGCCCATCAACATTTGCTTCCATCATTCAAACAATTCAAGATCGCGGTTACGTTTACAAACGCGGTCGCGCACTTGTTCCAACATTCTTAGCCTTCTCAGTTACTGGCCTTCTCGAAACCCACTTCACCAAGCTCGTGGATTACGACTTCACAGCGTCAATGGAAGAAGATCTAGACAAGATCGCAGCGGGTGAAGCCGGCCGCGTTGATTGGCTCCGCGATTTCTATTACGGCGTAGACGGACAACCAGGACTTGATGAACTGTCACTCGATCTCGGTGGCATCGATGCCCGCGCAACAAACACCATGAATTTATCTGACACCATCGAAATCCGCGTTGGTCGCTACGGCGCTTACCTGCAAGAAAATATTCCAGATCAAGATCGCAAACTTGCAAACATTCCTGAAGAACTTGCGCCAGATGAGTTAACTCTTGAAAAAGCTATCGAGCTTCTCGCTGCACCATCAGGTGAACGCGAACTCGGTACCGATCCAAACACCGGACTTGAAGTAATTGCAAAGTCAGGACGCTTTGGTCCTTACATCACTGAAGTTTTCCCAGAAGAACCCGTCGAACTAGATGACAAGGGCGAACCAAAGAAGAAGCGCAAGAAGAAAGATGCACCAAAGCCAAAGACCGCTTCCCTTCTTTCTACAATGACTCTCGACACCATCACCATTGATGATGCGCTAAAACTTCTCTCACTTCCTCGCATCCTTGGTACAAACTCCGCCGGCGAAGATATAACTATTCAAAACGGTCGATATGGCCCATACCTAAAGGCTGGCGCTGATTCACGCACACTTACCAGCGAAGACCAACTCTTCTCGCTTTCACTCGATGAAGCACTTGAGATTTACTCAAAGCCAAAAGAGCGGCGTCGCGGCGTTGCCAAGCCACCACTTAAAGAACTCGGTAAAGATCCAGCAACTGAGAAAGAAGTTATCGTTAAAGATGGTCGCTTCGGTATGTATGTAACCGATGGCGAAACCAATGCGACGCTGCGTCGCGGTGACACTCTTGAAGCGCTAACTATTGAGCGCGCACTCGAACTTCTTGCCGGACGCCGCGCATGGGAAGCCGAAAACGGTCCATCGCCAAAGAAATCACGCAAGAAAGCAGCGAAAGTTAAGCCTGGTGATGCTGCGCCAACTCTTACCAAGAACACCGTAAAGAAGGCTGCAACTAAGAAAAAAGCATCGAAAAAAGCTACTGGCAAAGCCAAAAAGGATTAAAGATGAGAAGAGCGTTTCTTACAGCTTTACTATTAACGCTTTCACTATTTGCGCCGCTAGGAACTGTAAATGCGGCAGATGTGCGGTCGTCCTGGGACTTCAATAAGTTATCGGATGTTACAGATCCAAATAAAATGCGTGCAATCTTTGGGTTCTTCCCTAATCGTTCAGTAAACGATGATTACAGCTTTACGGTAACTCTTCAGGATGCTAAGCCCTATCAATACTTCAGCGTCCTGCTTTCGCCTTGCACATCATTTAAAAAAATTGATATGAATTTTGATGCTTGCATTGAGAATGTTGCTTATCGCAAAAAGGGTGATACGAAGTGGAGTGATTCCGCTCTTTCCAAGATTTCCTTGGGTGAACCAACAACAACCATTAAAAAAGGTGGAGATTTAGTTGTTGGCAAACCTGTCACGAGCGATTCCAAAACATTGAGACCTCCGGGAGATAGAGCAACAATTTGGGAGATGCCAGGTGCAAAACATGCCAAAGGCTCGAGTTACCTAGTGCGTGCAACCATTAGGCACCCAGGCGCAGATAACATCTCCTCCATAGACGGCGGCTTACAGCGTTTATTCAAGATGGAGATATTGCCGATCAGCTTCACCGCATCTGGCGCAACAATCACCCAAGACAAATTCAAAGTTGAAGAATTTCCTGAAGGATATGAATACAAACTCAAACTGCGTATGGGAGTTTTCATTAAATCCCTATCCGGGTGGTTCTTGGGCAGAATCCAAGACCCGTCTATCGATAGAAATGGACCAGCGGGTTATTTAGAAGTTTCTGGTACACCAGCAAAGGTGCCAGTCGGAATTACAAATGTAATTAATAAATCAGAGATTCCTCAAAAATATTTAGGTAAGTGCCCAGAGGTTGGAGGCTGCTATTGGACAGCAAACACCTTTGGCAAAGCTGCGTTCTTTCCAGCCATCGATAGACCAGACCCACAACTATTAGCCGATTTTGAAGAAGTTCCAGGTGGAGTAAAAACTGCTGCAACGTTGACGCATTGGGAACTCGACTCATCTCGCTTAAGCGACGTGACCACCTTGAATTCTTCAGCGAAGCAATGCACAGACAAACTTTATGGGCCGAGCGCCAGAGTGTTTATGGGAGCTGTTAGTTCGAATGCAACGCTCTATCAAGGAACGCCGCCGGAATGGGATGAGCTTTCAAAGTCCTTCTCATTCAAAGTCGCATCACCACATTTAGATGAAAAAGGTTTGCCGAATAAAGGTTTCTACACGCTTTACATTCCGGTAGATCAGGCTAACTGCCGATGGGGACAAGATGCTTCACTTCCACAGGCACAAGTGCAGATCGTTAACAAAGATGGGACTTCATCAATTACGACCGCCGTTGCAACACAAGAAAATGGATTATTGAGATTTAACATCGCAGGTTTTGGATACTCCTCACCAACCATTAGATTGAAAATGGGAGAGCAGTCATTCGCTCCTACTCAATCTGTCGAGAAAGCAACTACTGCACCAGCTAAAAAGGTCATTAATTGCGTAAAGGGAAAATCTGTCAAGCAGGTAGTTTCTCTGAAGCCGAAATGCCCTACGGGATATAAAAAGAAATAAAGGGCTAAACTCCCACTATGGACCGCGAGAAATGGCTAATTACTGGCGGTGCGGGCTATATCGGTACACATATTGCTGACCTATTTATCTCAGATGGCAAAGATGTAGTTCTACTAGATTCGCTCTACCAAGGACTTTCTTCACGCGTTGATTACCTGCGCAAGAAGCACAACACCGATATTCCACTAGAAGTAGTAGATATTCGCGATTACACAGCGATAGAAAACATTCTAGAAAACAACAACTTTGCCGGCATCGTTCACACAGCAGCGCTTAAAGCAGTTGGCGAATCTGTTGAGAAGCCAGATGAGTACAAAGAAGTTAACTTCACTGCAACAACAGAGTTGTTAAATCTTGCGCAAAAGCATGGCGTGAAGAAATTCTTGTTCTCTTCCACCGCAGCTGTCTACGGTAGCCCAGACACCATGGATCCTTGTAAAGAGAACGGTCCGCTTGCACCAATCTCTCCTTATGGCTCAACAAAGCTTGATGCCGAAAGCAAAGTTACTGAATTTATAAATACTCCAGGTAACTCTGGAACATCGCTTCGCTTCTTCAATGTTGTTGGCACCGCAGCACACGAGCTGCTCGATAACTCTATTGAAAACCTTGTACCAATTGTCTTGGGCAAATTAAGCAATAACGAAGCGCCAGTTATCTTCGGCACTGATTACCCGACTGAAGATGGCACATGCGTACGTGACTATGTAGATGTTCGTGATATCGCGGCAGCGCACTTGGTTGCAGCTAACGCAACTAAGCCAATTCCAGCAATTATCAACGTCGGCACAGGCCGCGGCGCATCAGTGCGCGAGATCGTAAAGTTAGTGCTGGAGGCTATAAATAAGAGCGATGCTCAGGTTATTGAGGCGCCACGACGTGCTGGAGATCCAGCATTTCTATGCGCAAACGTTGATTTAGCTGCGATAGAACTTGGATTCAAATCAAAGTACAGCCTGGAAGAAAGTATTCGTAGCCTCTTCTAATTAAACCTTGGCACCAGGCGATAAAACGTTTATCCCCATCTTCTTCGCATTCTTTGCCATCTGTTTATCGTAAGTGATCATTCCGTCAATCGAACCAGATATGAGAATTGCGGATGCAACATGAATAGCATCAAGAGTTCGAAGCGAGACATCCTCATTAAATGCTTCAGCAAAGTTTAAAACCTTTTGTTCTAAAGTCAGGGATTCGATTTGAGCTAAAACATCATCCGCAACAAAGATCATCTTGGGATTAATCCGATTTACTGTTCGCTTCACCTCGACGCGAGTAATTGCGGATGTAACCATGCGGTTCTTCATAGCCTTATCTAATTCGGCTGTTTCCTTCTCAATAAAAATTAACTTGAGAATTGCAGAGCTATCGATATACCAACTCAATATCGTTCCTCAGCGCGCATTTCCATCAATACTTGGGTTGAAGTCTTAGAACCCGTCATTTTTACACGGCCTGGATGTGGTCGCCAATCGGGATTACGCGCAGGTTTAATCAAACCGCTTTCAATGTACTCATCGTAAAGCGACTTGGTAATTGGCAATATGCGCGCAACCGGCACACCATGTTCGGTGATTTCGATAATTGCACCATCTTTAACTTGATCTAAAACTTTTGAAGCATTTTGGCGAAGTTCGCGCACACCAACAGAATCGACAGCCACCACTTTTGTCGCAGGCTTCTTAGCTGGACTTCGCGTTGCGCCAGTCGGCTTTGGTTTACGTGCTGCAGTTGTCATGCTGCAAAGGTAGCACAAACGGTAAAAGTGCTACATCTAATTAATCGCCTAGTTAAAGCCCTTTTCGCCCCTATTTAGCGCCTCGATTGCGCCCGATAGACTTCACACATGCCCGCTAGCCTGCCGACCCCTGCCGCCCCGGCGCAGGATGCAACGCGCAGCGTTCTGGCTATCCCCGCATTCCGCAAGCTATGGAACTCGATGGTCTTCTCATCCCTGGGTGATTGGCTAGGACTGCTTGCAACCACGGCACTTGCTGCACAACTTTCTGGCGGATCTTATGCAACTGCAAACTTTGCAATCGCGGGCGTTTTTATCGCCCGCCTTCTGCCCGCAGTTTTCTTAGGCCCAATCGCCGGAGTTATCGCAGATCGCTTTGATCGCCGCAAATTAATGGTCACCGCCGACATTTTCCGCGCCGGACTTTATATCTCGATTCCAATCGTTAATACATATTTCTGGTTATACGCCGCAATGATCTTGGTCGAATGTTTAACACTCTTCTGGTCACCGGCAAAGGAAGCAACGGTTCCAAATTTAGTTGGTAAAGATAAGTTAGAGAGCGCAAATCAAGCATCACTTTTGGCCGCATACGGCACAGCACCAGTTGCTGCGATCTTGTTCTCGCTCTTAACGCTCTTTGCCTCAGCTATCGAATCGCTATTTCCATTTTCAATTGGTACCTCTGTTGATATTGCACTGTATGCAAATGCTGCAACCTTCGCATTCGCCGCATTTACTATCTGGGGCCTTAAAGAGATTCCAAAGGGCGCCGCTGCCGAAAAAGCTAAAGATGAAAACATTTGGAAATCACTTCACGATGGCTGGAAATCGGTAAGCGAAACCAAGTTAATCCGCGGCCTTGTAGTCGGCATGATCGGTGCCTTTTCTGCAGCCGGTGCTGTTATTGGTCTTGCCCGCACATTCGTGGGCGATCTCGGCGGCGGTGATGCTGCATACGGTGTCTTGTTCGGCGCAGTCTTTACCGGTCTTGCAATCGGTATTGCATTTGGCCCAAAGATTTTTGCGCAATTTTCACGCCGCCGTTTATTTGGAGCATCACTTACAACGGCCGGCATCTTCCTTGTTCTCCTCGCCTTAATACCAAACCTCGTTCTGGCGGTCTTTACGGTGATCTTCCTTGGCGCATTTAGCGGCATCACCTGGGTTACCGGCTTCACGATGCTGGGCATGGAAGTTGCCGATGAAGTACGCGGTCGCACATTCGCATTCGTGCAATCACTTATCCGCATCACCTTGGTTGCAGTTCTTGCCATCGCACCCGCAGTTGCCGCAGCTTTCGGCGTTCATACCTACAAAATTCAGAACGTAACCTTCGACTTCAACGGCGCACAAGTAACAATTCTTATCGCAGGTTTAATTGCAGCGCTCATCGGCGCAATTTCATATCACCAGATGAAAGACCGTCCAAGTGTTTCGCTCTGGTCAGATATTGCAAACGCACTCAAGGGCGAACTCGGCGGCATCACCGGTGCACCAACAACTGGCGTCTTCATCGCATTCGAAGGCGGCGAAGGCACCGGCAAATCAACACAATCAAAACTTCTTAAAGAGTGGTTAGAGGCCCGCGGTGAAAGCGTTGTCTTATCGCGCGAACCCGGCGGCACAGATTTAGGACAAGGCCTGCGCAAGATTTTGCTCGGACATGAAACAGGTGTTATCAGCCCGCGCGCTGAAGCACTTCTTTATGCCGCAGACCGCGCACACCATGTCTTTTCAATTATTCGCCCAGCCCTTGCTGAAGGCAAAGTTGTAATTACCGACCGTTACTTTGATTCATCAATTGCCTATCAAGGCGCCGGCCGCGTACTTGCACCAGGAGAAGTTGCTCGTATTTCTCGTTGGGCAACTGAATCTCTTTTCCCAACGCTAACAATTGTTATCGACTTGCCCGCTGAAATCGGTATCGGTCGCCTGCACAACCCAGATCGTTTAGAAGCAGAACCACTTGCCTTCCACGAGCGCGTGCGCCAAGAGTTCTTGCAACTTGCTCGTCTTGATCCAGAACGTTATCTAGTCGTAGATGGAAAACAAACGATTCAAGAAATTCACAACGCGATCATCGCGCGCGTTGCCGAACTTCCAGCAATTGCAAAAACTGATAAGCCTGCAAAGAAAATCTTCAAACGCTAAATGAAAACATCCGTCTTTGACTCTCTAGTCGGCCAATCCCACATCACCGAAATCTTGCAAGGCGCAGTCGCGGCATCGCGCACCAACGCCGAATCTCAAGAAACTTCTAGACACGGAATGACCCACGCCTGGATCTTCACCGGCCCGCCCGGTTCTGGTCGCTCATCTGCCGCAGTTGCCTTCGCCGCAGCCCTGATCTGCCCAAATGGTGGCTGTGGCACCTGCCAGGAGTGCCGTAGCGCCCTGACCGGGGGTCATCCCGACGTCGAGATCATCCGCACCGAAGGCCTTTCCATCAAGATCGATGAGGTCCGCGAGCTCCTGACTCGCACATCCTGGGCGCCCTCCATGGGCGGCTGGCGCGTAGTCGTTATGGAAGATGCCGACCGCATGACCGAATCCGCCGCCAACGCACTTCTCAAAGCGATCGAAGAACCCGGCGCTCGCACCGTTTGGTTGCTTTGTGCCCCAACGCTTCACGAGATCTTGCCCACCATCCGCTCGCGCTGTCGCCACCTGCAACTGCGCACGCCATCAACCCAAGATGTCACCGCCGTTCTCGAAAACCGCGATGGCATTTCACCTGCCATGGCAGATTTCGCAGCCCGGGTTTCACAGGGCCACATCGGCCGCGCCCGTTACATCGCAACCAATGAACACGTGCGCAGTAACCGCGCCCAAATCATGAAGCTGCCACTTCAACTTTCCTCAATCGCCGCAGCATTTCAAGCAGCACAAACACTTGTGGACCTCGCAACGCAAGAAGCAAACGCGGCAAGTGAAGAGCGCGATGAGAAAGAAACCGCAGCGCTCGCCGAGGCATATGGCAGAGGCGCAACCGGTCGCGGCATGGCAACCGGTGGATCAAAGGCGATCAAAGAACTTGAGAAAGAACAGAAATCTCGCGCCACCCGCATGGTGCGCGATTCATTAGATGGCGCCCTACTTGATATC is a window of Candidatus Planktophila lacus DNA encoding:
- the galE gene encoding UDP-glucose 4-epimerase GalE produces the protein MDREKWLITGGAGYIGTHIADLFISDGKDVVLLDSLYQGLSSRVDYLRKKHNTDIPLEVVDIRDYTAIENILENNNFAGIVHTAALKAVGESVEKPDEYKEVNFTATTELLNLAQKHGVKKFLFSSTAAVYGSPDTMDPCKENGPLAPISPYGSTKLDAESKVTEFINTPGNSGTSLRFFNVVGTAAHELLDNSIENLVPIVLGKLSNNEAPVIFGTDYPTEDGTCVRDYVDVRDIAAAHLVAANATKPIPAIINVGTGRGASVREIVKLVLEAINKSDAQVIEAPRRAGDPAFLCANVDLAAIELGFKSKYSLEESIRSLF
- a CDS encoding sodium-translocating pyrophosphatase — protein: MRASAALSNVQVTGANLNITYVVLAISLLALAIAWVLRAQVLAASEGTEKMREIAAAVQEGAAAYLARQFRTLSYFVGIVFFLLFALPADTTSIRVGRSLFFLMGAGFSALVGYNGMWLAVRANVRVAEAARQKNAEKAVQIAFRTGGVVGMTTVGLGLIGAAGAVVIFRENAPTVLEGFGFGAAMLAMFMRVGGGIFTKAADVGADLVGKVEKNIPEDDPRNAATIADNVGDNVGDCAGMAADLFESYAVTLVAALILGKAAFGNEGLIYPLIVPAIGIVTAVIGIFLTKMRSTDKSAMAAINRSFFLSAVISAGLTGLATFTYLPAKFDQLTNFSPKVLEEAGNINPRVLAFGAVLIGIALAAAIQVLTGFFTEVGKRPVNDVSASSQTGAATVILAGISVGFESAVYSAILIAAAVFGAFLLGGGSIVLSLFAIAIAGTGLLTTVGVIVAMDTFGPISDNAQGIAEMSGDVKGEGAQILTSLDAVGNTTKAITKGIAIATAVLAATALFGAFTDAIKEAVIKAVGEGQEVALQYQGVLDVADPRNLVGLIIGAAVVFLFSGLAINAVSRAAGAVVMEVRNQFKLHPGIMKGTEKPEYGRVVDICTRDSLRELATPGLLAVMAPIAVGFGLGVGALGAYLAGAIGTGTLMAVFLSNSGGAWDNAKKMVEDGNYGGKGSDAHAATIVGDTVGDPFKDTAGPAINPLIKVMNLVGLLITPAIVGFALPTQQSTSLIIALVAVVLIIGALIRSRRQATSIEY
- a CDS encoding DNA polymerase III subunit delta', which produces MKTSVFDSLVGQSHITEILQGAVAASRTNAESQETSRHGMTHAWIFTGPPGSGRSSAAVAFAAALICPNGGCGTCQECRSALTGGHPDVEIIRTEGLSIKIDEVRELLTRTSWAPSMGGWRVVVMEDADRMTESAANALLKAIEEPGARTVWLLCAPTLHEILPTIRSRCRHLQLRTPSTQDVTAVLENRDGISPAMADFAARVSQGHIGRARYIATNEHVRSNRAQIMKLPLQLSSIAAAFQAAQTLVDLATQEANAASEERDEKETAALAEAYGRGATGRGMATGGSKAIKELEKEQKSRATRMVRDSLDGALLDIATFYRDVMMVQAGATDSIINIDMTDQITAYAHKTPAHATVKKVNAIMEARTNLSHNAAPLLTIEALMCRLA
- a CDS encoding type II toxin-antitoxin system VapC family toxin translates to MSWYIDSSAILKLIFIEKETAELDKAMKNRMVTSAITRVEVKRTVNRINPKMIFVADDVLAQIESLTLEQKVLNFAEAFNEDVSLRTLDAIHVASAILISGSIDGMITYDKQMAKNAKKMGINVLSPGAKV
- a CDS encoding type II toxin-antitoxin system Phd/YefM family antitoxin, giving the protein MTTAARKPKPTGATRSPAKKPATKVVAVDSVGVRELRQNASKVLDQVKDGAIIEITEHGVPVARILPITKSLYDEYIESGLIKPARNPDWRPHPGRVKMTGSKTSTQVLMEMRAEERY
- the tmk gene encoding dTMP kinase; this encodes MPASLPTPAAPAQDATRSVLAIPAFRKLWNSMVFSSLGDWLGLLATTALAAQLSGGSYATANFAIAGVFIARLLPAVFLGPIAGVIADRFDRRKLMVTADIFRAGLYISIPIVNTYFWLYAAMILVECLTLFWSPAKEATVPNLVGKDKLESANQASLLAAYGTAPVAAILFSLLTLFASAIESLFPFSIGTSVDIALYANAATFAFAAFTIWGLKEIPKGAAAEKAKDENIWKSLHDGWKSVSETKLIRGLVVGMIGAFSAAGAVIGLARTFVGDLGGGDAAYGVLFGAVFTGLAIGIAFGPKIFAQFSRRRLFGASLTTAGIFLVLLALIPNLVLAVFTVIFLGAFSGITWVTGFTMLGMEVADEVRGRTFAFVQSLIRITLVAVLAIAPAVAAAFGVHTYKIQNVTFDFNGAQVTILIAGLIAALIGAISYHQMKDRPSVSLWSDIANALKGELGGITGAPTTGVFIAFEGGEGTGKSTQSKLLKEWLEARGESVVLSREPGGTDLGQGLRKILLGHETGVISPRAEALLYAADRAHHVFSIIRPALAEGKVVITDRYFDSSIAYQGAGRVLAPGEVARISRWATESLFPTLTIVIDLPAEIGIGRLHNPDRLEAEPLAFHERVRQEFLQLARLDPERYLVVDGKQTIQEIHNAIIARVAELPAIAKTDKPAKKIFKR
- the topA gene encoding type I DNA topoisomerase; protein product: MAKDLKKLVIVESPAKARKIGDYLGDGYIVEASVGHIRDLPQRAADIPKEVKKLAWSKEGVDIENDFAPLYVINPDKKAKVAELKELMKGADELLLATDEDREGEAIAWHLVEVLEPKIPIKRMVFNEITKEAIQAAVDNTRDLDYNLIDAQETRRVLDRLYGYRLSPVLWKKVMPRISAGRVQSVATKLIVEKERERMAFISSSWWDLNATCELGFTARLLSVEGKKVASTSDFGADGAVKEKSLENILLLDEKSAHALVDSLKSTALTVKSMEESPRTERPKPPFTTSTMQQDAGSRLGWGAQITMRVAQRLYENGYITYMRTDSINLSAQAINAARAAAKSLYGADHVADAPRVYQGKSKNAQEAHEAIRPAGDTFKTPGELAPELSRDEFALYDLIWKRTVASQMADAKKMQMRVDFDAKTSDNKDTIFRANGSVITFPGFLAAYDDIVDENTKVDEEATDKRLPAMSVGQSIKVSEYNCEGHDTKPPARYTEPTLVKKLEELGIGRPSTFASIIQTIQDRGYVYKRGRALVPTFLAFSVTGLLETHFTKLVDYDFTASMEEDLDKIAAGEAGRVDWLRDFYYGVDGQPGLDELSLDLGGIDARATNTMNLSDTIEIRVGRYGAYLQENIPDQDRKLANIPEELAPDELTLEKAIELLAAPSGERELGTDPNTGLEVIAKSGRFGPYITEVFPEEPVELDDKGEPKKKRKKKDAPKPKTASLLSTMTLDTITIDDALKLLSLPRILGTNSAGEDITIQNGRYGPYLKAGADSRTLTSEDQLFSLSLDEALEIYSKPKERRRGVAKPPLKELGKDPATEKEVIVKDGRFGMYVTDGETNATLRRGDTLEALTIERALELLAGRRAWEAENGPSPKKSRKKAAKVKPGDAAPTLTKNTVKKAATKKKASKKATGKAKKD